Below is a genomic region from Eupeodes corollae chromosome 1, idEupCoro1.1, whole genome shotgun sequence.
AGTTGATTCcccaataaaaaacaaagaaaattaaccCAAGGAACaacattaaacattatttttggacTTTCAATCACACAAAGTATTCAAAAAGGTGTCGAAAATAGTTGAgaaatttttgctttttgcagatgaaaaaaaaaataacttcgaaaagaattgaaatttcgattgttgctctctttttttttaaatattgtttttcctcCTTCCTCTCTGTGTATTGCTGCTGTGCTCTAACTTTGCAGTTTATGCGTGCGTTAAAAAGGGAAGGCAGACACAACGAACGAACATCAACGACATCAAGaggattttccttttttattttttcctaatTATTTAGGGGATTTTCCTCTGAGCCGAGTTGAGACGAGAGTGAAGTGAATTGAATTGACGGTGGATGTGACTGACTGCTGCTGTGCTGCATCGCGAATCGTATCGAATTGAATCGACTCGCATCGAAAACAGATCATAACATACCGTTGAAAGTTTACAcgtctgtttctgtttctgtttgcACCTTAACCCAATTAATTGGTAGCTTCTAGCTCAAAACTAAAGAAAAGCCAATCGAACTgcaaatcaaattaataaatcacaAAAGTCCACAAGACAAGAACAATAGACACAGTgagtgattaaaaaaaaagaaataaagaataagaaaaaaaaaaaacaataaaataaatatcacccCAAATCATAGCTCCAACAGTGGCAATCAAATCTAGATACGAATACGACCGATCCGACGACGCAAGGTAGGAGGAGAGGATACTTTGTCAAGAAGAGACGGTGCGAGCTGAAGGAGGgggctttttaattttatttaaaataagtagtcaaatcgaatcgaaaaaataaaaaagataaagcaAGATAGTCATAGGAGACAAGTGAAGGCCCACCACCAGAGGCAGAGGTAGAGGCACATTCACAGGCAGCACACAAGAGAGAAAGAAAGAGAGCACTCGCAGTTTGACGAGTTCGCActcgaaaaaataagaaataaaaaaaataaaaaccataaacGACGAACTAACAAGTTATGACAAATTCATGTGTGTCGTCAAAATGGCTTCCTCATATACAAACTGGCAACTATGGAATGTCACAGAATTCGATAGATGAGAGCAAGCAATATATTTTCGTGAAATTAACAGATTCCGCGTATCGGGCGGTGGAGGAGTACCAGAAGAATGAGAACAAATGTAGCGCCCGAGCCAAGATCCAGGTAATCGGGAATGGTGGGGTGATATCGTTTCCCACAGCCGATGATAGCGAAGGCCAGAAGTTTGGATTTGCCATTGATGATATTGAGGGATCGTTCGAGTGCATAAAACAGACTCAGAATGATCTGGACGTGTTGGGGACACTGCCATACAAGATGCGGATACAGGCGAATGATGATGTGTATGAGAAGACCCGACATCGAATGGCTGTGGCTGAGAAGACGCAGAAGGACAAATGCACCAGGGAGATTAAGCCCAATCAGACAGATATTGGCAGGAAGGTTAAGTTGAAAAACAGTATAGGGGGAGGAAGTGGtagtggcagtggcagtggaAGTGGGAGTTTAGGTTCGGGTTTAGGATTAGGAGGAAGCAATATCAATGGAAATTTAAGTAGTGGGAGTAGAAATGGATTGAATATGAATAGTAGTAATGGTtgcggcagcagcagcagtagtagCAATGTGCTTCCTAAGCGAGATCCGGCAGCTTCCAATAATTGCAGTCCGCATGCATCGATTGTGAGTAATAGCAGTAGTAATATCACCCACCCACACCCCCTCAAGATATCATCAAACTCAAGATCACCAAATCCATCAATGTCaatgtcgtcgtcgttgtcatcgtcgtcgtcgtccagAAGTtccaacatcaacaacaacaacagtaacAGCAATCTCGTTGGCATGCCAACATCTGCCTCGTCCCTATCATCAGCACTGTCTTCGGCAGCTGGTTCTGGAACATCAGGCATAAGCAATGGTTACTTCCGGGGCAACAGTCCAGAGATGAAGATGAACTCGAGCAGCAATAGCAACAAGAACGGTCCAAATCTAGCAGCAGCCAATAATCGCACGAAAAGTGGTAAAGCCTTGGGGGGAAGTGGGAACAGCCTGGGCGGAATTGGCAGCAACAACTCCAATCAAACCCGCCACAAAGGCAATGATATTACCAAGCGCAACATTCGGGAGCGATTGATCCATTTGCTGGCACTGAAACCCTTCAAAAAACCAGAGCTCTACAATCGTTTGACCAACGAAGGCATCCGAGATAGAGAGAAGTCTTTGATAAGCACGATTCTGAAGGAGATATCAACCATGCGTGACAACACATACAACCTGAAACGACCAATGTGGAACGATGTGAACGAAAATTGGCAGTTCTACACAGAACAAGAGCTCCAGATGCTTAAGCGACGCAAGCCGCAGAACCTCACTCCGCCAATAAGTTCGGATGCGGGCAGTTCAACGTCCGGACAGAGCCCAACAAGTACACACAATGGCAGTCCGCCACCAGCTGTTAAACGGCCACCTAGTCTGGACCATCGGGATCGCTGCTACGAGAATCCCAATGCAAAGAAGCAGCGAATAAGTCGCATAAACAAAGACAACAGCAGCAATATCAGCAGTGCGAGTTCAATTCTCGTTGCACCGCCTCTAAGCAGGGACAGTGTCAATGCCAGCAGTGCCAGTGCCAATGAGAAGAACCAACAGAACCTGATACATATGAATAATCAACAAAATCACATTGATACAGATGAGAACTCGGTTGATCTGAGTTACTCGGTCCTAGATAATGATGACTTTATAATGGCTGGGAATACGATGGGCAATAATAGAAGAGCACCAAGTGCATCTGGTGGAGGACTTAAAATATAtcacaacaataacaacaagagTCCTTACAGTGATGTAACGGGGGCGGCGACAACAAcatcatcttcttcttcatcttcgttGGTGGTAGATAAGAAACGATCATCGCCTTATAGCAACAACAGCACCAGTGGTAATAGCAGCagacaacaacagcagcagctaAAAATGTCACCGAACATCCTAAATAGTAACAgtagtagcagcagcagcaagcaGAGTGTCATATATTCGCCCAATAACCAACAACAGCAATCACAAACGTCGACAGCATCAGCAACAAACCACCATAGTAGCAGCAGTAATTATGGTGGTCACACTAAATCAACCCAGCAGCAGTATACACATcctcaacagcaacaacaacaacatcaatcCCTTCAttatcagcagcagcagcaacaacaacaacaacaaaaacaacagcatcatcatcatcaccaaaaAAATACGCAACAAcatcatcaaaatcaaaatccgcAACATCAATTGCAACAGcatcaacaacatcagcagcagcagcaacaacaacagcagcagcaaccgCCACCCCGCTACGACTTCAGCAATTATACCAAGATCCAAACCATCGAGCAGCGTCGTCAATACAAGACTGAGTTTGAGAACGATTACGCCGAGTACCGCCAGCTCTTGAGCCAGATCGACAACGTTGGTAAGCGATTTCAGATGTTGGCCGAACGTTTGCACAGCGCTCGCAATGACGCCGACTACAGCAACATAAAGAAGGAGATAGTGAACCAGTACGAGCGCATTCGCAACGAGAAAGCCCACCAACGAGACAAGATGCGATTCGACTACTTGCACGTGAAGCTGGCCCACATTAAGGGTCTTGTTAGTGAGTACGATAAAATGTTGACCTCGTCGGCGGCtactgcagcagcagcagctgcGGCAGGCCAACATCAATCTGGCCAAGCCAATAGGTTGACGGACCCAGCAGCTGCTGCTCAGCAGCAGCGTCTCACGAATGGCAACCAGCAAATATCGGCGACAGAACCTAGCAGCGGTTATTTTCCTCGGAGCAACAACAAAGTGTACAATATGACCCCGTCGCCGCCCTTACAAAGGAATGATGGTGCTGGCGGAGGTGGTGGTGGAGGAGCAAGCgtcggaggtggtgtcatgGACAACGGCCCAGCGATacatcatcagcatcag
It encodes:
- the LOC129942441 gene encoding RNA polymerase II elongation factor Ell; this encodes MTNSCVSSKWLPHIQTGNYGMSQNSIDESKQYIFVKLTDSAYRAVEEYQKNENKCSARAKIQVIGNGGVISFPTADDSEGQKFGFAIDDIEGSFECIKQTQNDLDVLGTLPYKMRIQANDDVYEKTRHRMAVAEKTQKDKCTREIKPNQTDIGRKVKLKNSIGGGSGSGSGSGSGSLGSGLGLGGSNINGNLSSGSRNGLNMNSSNGCGSSSSSSNVLPKRDPAASNNCSPHASIVSNSSSNITHPHPLKISSNSRSPNPSMSMSSSLSSSSSSRSSNINNNNSNSNLVGMPTSASSLSSALSSAAGSGTSGISNGYFRGNSPEMKMNSSSNSNKNGPNLAAANNRTKSGKALGGSGNSLGGIGSNNSNQTRHKGNDITKRNIRERLIHLLALKPFKKPELYNRLTNEGIRDREKSLISTILKEISTMRDNTYNLKRPMWNDVNENWQFYTEQELQMLKRRKPQNLTPPISSDAGSSTSGQSPTSTHNGSPPPAVKRPPSLDHRDRCYENPNAKKQRISRINKDNSSNISSASSILVAPPLSRDSVNASSASANEKNQQNLIHMNNQQNHIDTDENSVDLSYSVLDNDDFIMAGNTMGNNRRAPSASGGGLKIYHNNNNKSPYSDVTGAATTTSSSSSSSLVVDKKRSSPYSNNSTSGNSSRQQQQQLKMSPNILNSNSSSSSSKQSVIYSPNNQQQQSQTSTASATNHHSSSSNYGGHTKSTQQQYTHPQQQQQQHQSLHYQQQQQQQQQQKQQHHHHHQKNTQQHHQNQNPQHQLQQHQQHQQQQQQQQQQQPPPRYDFSNYTKIQTIEQRRQYKTEFENDYAEYRQLLSQIDNVGKRFQMLAERLHSARNDADYSNIKKEIVNQYERIRNEKAHQRDKMRFDYLHVKLAHIKGLVSEYDKMLTSSAATAAAAAAAGQHQSGQANRLTDPAAAAQQQRLTNGNQQISATEPSSGYFPRSNNKVYNMTPSPPLQRNDGAGGGGGGGASVGGGVMDNGPAIHHQHQQHHMIDDDTY